A single window of Nostoc sp. C052 DNA harbors:
- a CDS encoding Rpn family recombination-promoting nuclease/putative transposase — MFDNTCKFIAEMYSPDFATWLLGEPITLTKLSPTELSLEPIRVDALILLQSDEVVLHIEFQTKPDDDMPFRMADYRLRVYRRFPNKRMHQVVIYLAKTESEKVYQTTFTTESLRHEFSVIRLWEQPPEIFLSTPGLLPFAVLSSTENKVATLQQSSAAIDQIPDRRTQSNIAAASAILAGLVLEQEVIGRLFRKDIMRESVIYQSILSEGKEEGIELGVHRVAVNLLKEKMPIEMVSKVTGLTIEQVQSLLITDVEQSE; from the coding sequence ATGTTTGATAACACTTGCAAATTTATCGCTGAAATGTATTCTCCCGATTTCGCCACTTGGCTATTAGGAGAACCGATTACTTTAACCAAATTAAGTCCTACAGAATTGTCTTTAGAACCGATTCGTGTTGATGCCTTAATATTGTTGCAATCAGACGAAGTTGTTCTCCATATTGAATTTCAGACCAAACCTGATGACGATATGCCGTTTCGGATGGCTGATTATCGTTTAAGGGTGTATCGCCGTTTTCCTAATAAACGAATGCACCAAGTGGTAATTTACTTAGCCAAAACTGAATCAGAAAAGGTGTATCAAACCACTTTTACCACTGAAAGTTTACGACACGAGTTTTCAGTGATTCGTTTGTGGGAACAGCCTCCAGAGATATTTTTGTCCACACCAGGATTACTCCCGTTTGCGGTATTGAGTTCTACTGAGAACAAAGTTGCTACACTGCAACAGTCATCTGCGGCTATTGACCAAATTCCTGACCGACGCACACAAAGTAATATTGCTGCCGCATCTGCGATTCTTGCTGGGTTAGTATTAGAACAAGAAGTAATTGGGCGTTTATTCAGGAAGGACATTATGCGTGAGTCAGTCATTTATCAATCGATTTTATCCGAAGGTAAAGAAGAAGGAATTGAACTCGGTGTTCACCGCGTTGCAGTTAACCTTCTAAAAGAGAAGATGCCTATCGAAATGGTGTCAAAAGTTACTGGGTTAACAATCGAACAAGTACAAAGCTTGCTCATAACAGACGTTGAGCAGTCGGAATAA
- a CDS encoding ERF family protein, translating to MQELIKALIKAKAEFNPIQKDGTNPHYKRRYATLDAVLDAVTPALGKYGLAIIQTTEICEGKTVLRTHIFHESGENITSTYPLPEISDSQKFGAALTYARRYAVCAILSVTADEDNDAEGATTPQKPEQPQNNIRPRKDNQQYRVQPPKQAVTAPSISPKDLRVKEVRTLLNYPLDLVKEWLHSRNVTSPSELDSVQIDELVKTMCLAWAGNKFGHPNHTVNSYQKHVVDAVARGVDETTAISAWMEGALAELPELN from the coding sequence ATGCAAGAACTAATCAAAGCTTTAATCAAAGCAAAGGCAGAGTTTAATCCGATTCAAAAAGACGGTACTAATCCTCACTACAAGCGCAGATATGCAACACTAGATGCTGTATTGGATGCTGTCACTCCTGCACTTGGTAAATATGGATTAGCAATAATTCAAACCACTGAAATCTGTGAAGGTAAAACCGTACTACGGACTCATATTTTCCATGAATCTGGGGAAAATATCACCAGCACTTATCCTCTACCTGAAATTAGTGATTCTCAAAAGTTTGGTGCAGCATTAACTTATGCACGACGATATGCAGTTTGTGCAATTTTATCGGTGACGGCAGATGAAGATAATGATGCTGAAGGCGCAACTACTCCTCAAAAGCCTGAACAACCACAGAATAACATTAGACCCCGCAAAGACAATCAACAGTATAGAGTCCAGCCACCAAAACAAGCTGTAACTGCACCATCAATTAGTCCAAAAGATTTGCGAGTCAAAGAAGTTCGCACACTTCTAAATTATCCACTCGATTTGGTGAAAGAATGGCTGCATTCTCGAAATGTTACGAGTCCAAGTGAGCTTGATTCTGTTCAGATTGATGAATTAGTGAAGACTATGTGTTTAGCTTGGGCTGGTAATAAGTTTGGACATCCTAATCATACTGTTAACTCTTATCAAAAGCACGTAGTTGACGCTGTAGCACGAGGAGTAGATGAAACAACAGCAATTAGCGCATGGATGGAAGGAGCGCTTGCAGAATTGCCTGAACTTAATTGA
- a CDS encoding helix-turn-helix transcriptional regulator — translation MDKRMIAWRLNEIMAKKRIRNKDLAAALGIDENSVHRLRRTDEMPRLTGERLNGLCIALECQPGDLIVFIPDDDTDTTGEEEQKVKPIPVREYLKSKADNSQPQDIAA, via the coding sequence ATGGACAAGCGAATGATTGCTTGGAGGTTAAATGAAATAATGGCAAAAAAGCGTATTAGGAATAAAGACCTAGCAGCAGCTTTAGGGATTGACGAAAACTCTGTTCATCGATTGAGAAGAACAGATGAAATGCCTCGATTAACTGGGGAAAGACTTAATGGACTCTGCATTGCCCTTGAATGCCAACCTGGAGATTTAATTGTTTTTATCCCAGATGACGACACAGATACCACAGGAGAAGAAGAACAAAAGGTTAAGCCAATCCCTGTAAGGGAATATCTAAAATCTAAAGCTGATAATTCCCAACCACAGGATATAGCAGCATAA